In the Kribbella sp. NBC_00482 genome, one interval contains:
- a CDS encoding zinc ribbon domain-containing protein, translating to MSVYCTICGTRRPEGAKYCSHCEAAFKDEAADSRTAQGPPGYGTGWFVGATVVLAAIVTGVILGGDALIARSVAAPDLTAYNQRLTPDGRVTYGPVEPVETPTEEWTPLPTEDETSDIPPVSTEPAESVAPSVPAVGNELITVTPEAAQDPAAADVVQLLTAYFTAINNHDYDAHQAQLTRAARAAMTRKEFTSGFRSTVDSEITLASLSIARDARLVAEVSFVSRQNAEDGPERQTCTRWTVGKFFEGQGTSLRIGKALSGSSRYEAC from the coding sequence CAAGTACTGCTCGCATTGCGAGGCGGCGTTCAAGGACGAGGCTGCCGACTCGCGGACCGCTCAAGGCCCGCCCGGATACGGAACGGGCTGGTTCGTCGGAGCCACCGTGGTTCTCGCCGCGATCGTCACCGGCGTGATCCTCGGCGGCGACGCGCTGATCGCGCGCTCCGTGGCTGCCCCTGACCTGACGGCCTACAACCAGCGCCTCACGCCTGACGGCCGGGTCACGTACGGCCCTGTCGAGCCAGTCGAGACGCCCACTGAAGAATGGACGCCTTTGCCGACGGAGGACGAGACCAGTGACATCCCGCCGGTGTCGACCGAGCCGGCTGAGTCGGTGGCGCCGTCGGTGCCCGCAGTGGGCAACGAACTGATCACCGTTACCCCGGAGGCAGCCCAAGACCCTGCCGCCGCCGACGTCGTACAGCTGCTGACCGCTTACTTCACGGCCATCAACAACCACGACTACGACGCCCATCAAGCACAGCTGACCCGCGCGGCGCGGGCAGCAATGACCCGCAAGGAGTTCACGTCCGGCTTTCGCTCGACCGTCGACTCCGAGATCACGCTGGCCAGCCTCAGCATCGCGCGCGACGCGCGGCTGGTGGCTGAAGTGTCCTTCGTCAGCCGGCAGAACGCGGAAGACGGACCCGAACGTCAGACCTGCACCCGCTGGACTGTCGGAAAGTTCTTCGAGGGCCAGGGCACGAGCCTTCGGATCGGCAAGGCGCTTTCAGGCAGCAGCAGGTACGAAGCCTGCTGA